The following coding sequences are from one Megamonas funiformis window:
- a CDS encoding XkdQ/YqbQ family protein — translation MKIFYKGKDISTLVKKVTWSGSRLQVARKLVFDYVQDDRDPNIPVLTINNGETIFGYDEENNIVFRGNVFDVEKNRQNSNVRITTFDNLFILSKSKITKKFVNITAEDITTVICKELGIKVGNLVKTGIPVSFIADRKTGYQIIMMAYTEASKKTGEKYHPIMNNDQLDIILKGTLIENYVADSRSNMTESTYKESIENMINQIMITDQQGNMTGYKRNDEWIGKYSMIQDVYKTDPNKDTNKEVEAMLKGPDRSGSLTLIGDYRVKSSYSIEIRDSLNAGKFWVKSDVHTFQNGNHMMKIELEFENMMNEEKAPQEKTKK, via the coding sequence ATGAAAATATTTTATAAAGGTAAGGATATTTCTACATTAGTGAAAAAAGTTACATGGAGCGGTTCACGACTTCAGGTGGCAAGAAAATTAGTATTTGATTATGTACAAGATGACAGAGACCCTAATATTCCAGTGTTAACAATAAATAATGGAGAAACTATTTTTGGATATGACGAAGAAAACAATATTGTCTTTCGAGGTAATGTTTTTGATGTAGAGAAAAATAGACAAAATTCCAATGTACGAATTACTACTTTTGATAATTTATTTATTTTAAGTAAATCTAAAATAACTAAAAAATTTGTGAATATAACAGCTGAAGATATTACAACAGTAATATGTAAGGAACTGGGTATAAAAGTTGGTAATTTAGTAAAAACAGGTATTCCTGTAAGTTTTATTGCGGACCGTAAAACAGGATATCAAATAATTATGATGGCTTATACGGAGGCAAGTAAAAAAACAGGTGAAAAATATCACCCGATTATGAACAACGACCAGCTTGATATCATCTTAAAAGGTACGTTAATCGAAAATTATGTTGCCGACAGCCGTAGCAATATGACAGAGAGCACCTATAAGGAAAGCATTGAAAACATGATAAATCAGATAATGATTACCGACCAGCAGGGCAATATGACGGGATATAAGCGTAATGATGAATGGATTGGTAAATACTCTATGATACAGGACGTTTACAAAACCGACCCAAACAAGGATACTAACAAGGAAGTCGAGGCAATGCTCAAAGGACCGGACAGAAGCGGCTCTCTTACGCTCATCGGCGACTATCGAGTTAAATCCTCTTATTCTATAGAAATAAGAGACAGTTTAAACGCCGGTAAATTCTGGGTTAAATCTGATGTACACACATTTCAAAACGGCAACCACATGATGAAAATTGAACTTGAATTTGAAAATATGATGAACGAGGAAAAAGCCCCACAAGAAAAAACGAAAAAGTAG
- a CDS encoding phage tail tape measure protein has product MADDARLTARLEAKDNMTATIVKSKKALKDLQSQAQATSKTTDGIVKSSARAGEGLKELAQNADKAKTALGGIKNSSVSVSVRDMVTSPLSSIKSGLSSIAGKSYSVGIHAKDSATDTILKVKSELSGIMGKTYTAILNVKANTNPMNSMGNTLNEFTNGMLMPTSIQMAGAAGIGYGVYDTIKTSMDFDAQLSAIKSLTPKEGLDGMSRDDVMAQVRARAKELGQATAFGNKEVAQGMTELIKAGISLKDVLGDASEAALNLATAGDLALPEAAEIMSTAMNTFGVKDATHATNILAGAANASATSVHEMKYSLSAVGIVAKKAGMDFDEVNTALALMASRGLKGSDAGTSLKSMLQQIEPATKPAVAAFEKLGLLKDGKNQFYNEKGQLRSLGEIADILHESTQGLTEQELNSLYKDAFGSDGIRAAQVLGEFTSKSVKDMYDEMTKVTAKEQSETMLDNLKGDIEQLGGAWENFQDTLMEGSATGGLRSLVKEITELVLDANKLFENGFTFWGTFDLVTKPFRDAFSKMIQMDGMGSVAAGAGLFIGLIAGAKKFYNIVAKSVQSVKNLIDIAKGIPKDLPGSVPNNLPTNLPGQTVKDVILNAQNVYVNGKNQPGETPPTIPNEPSAPPTDKPKTPPAKPTIWSNTKDAIKTGWNYGGGINKANIALTVPFAAYDIYSADEGEKGAAVARAGGGLAGGWAGAKLGGATGAAIGSVLPGIGTGAGAIIGGAIGGIGGSILVSQFADSISRLFDFSADNNIIKRINDSSWGQAQNMSAATNMNISQMQYDGVSTSFNNIAEQSGQAQLQFAQAQMSSQQQMYSGFRDFVSGIWGEITDNVNIAGQMQLESNQIQVEGQKQAFSGLKDFATEIWNGITDTTNTAGQMQVQNAQIQTQANIEMWNSIWQSAANAWESIQSKWSEAVSWFTGNIYNPLQSLAQSAGAGIATGINSAIATIQSAWAGVVNWFEANVFGPIRQKYIELKNSAPSPVQSVLSFVDGGIGHNATGTMNWTGGLTEINERGGEIVDLPTGSRIYPAQTTERIIQHEFAENTSNVSGGNVTITGNTFIVRNEQDIDEIAYRLMSLMRQVNANFGGAY; this is encoded by the coding sequence ATGGCTGATGATGCAAGACTTACAGCACGGCTGGAAGCAAAAGACAACATGACAGCGACTATAGTTAAGTCGAAAAAAGCACTGAAAGATTTACAAAGTCAGGCACAGGCTACCTCTAAAACTACAGATGGTATTGTTAAATCTTCGGCAAGAGCCGGTGAAGGTTTAAAAGAATTAGCACAAAACGCCGACAAAGCTAAAACGGCACTTGGAGGAATAAAAAACAGCTCTGTATCCGTATCTGTCCGGGATATGGTAACATCACCCTTAAGTTCCATAAAATCAGGACTTAGCAGTATCGCAGGCAAGTCTTATTCTGTAGGCATTCACGCTAAAGACAGTGCTACAGACACCATTTTAAAGGTTAAATCGGAATTATCCGGTATTATGGGCAAAACATATACGGCTATACTGAATGTAAAAGCTAATACCAACCCGATGAATTCTATGGGTAATACTTTAAATGAGTTCACAAACGGAATGCTTATGCCGACAAGTATACAAATGGCAGGTGCCGCCGGTATCGGTTATGGTGTGTACGATACCATAAAAACAAGTATGGATTTTGATGCTCAGTTATCTGCTATTAAATCACTTACGCCAAAAGAAGGTTTAGACGGTATGAGCCGCGATGATGTTATGGCACAGGTAAGAGCACGTGCAAAAGAACTCGGGCAGGCTACGGCATTTGGCAATAAGGAAGTAGCACAGGGAATGACTGAGCTTATAAAAGCCGGTATTTCTTTAAAAGATGTATTGGGCGATGCTAGTGAGGCGGCTTTAAACTTGGCCACGGCCGGTGATTTGGCACTGCCGGAAGCGGCGGAGATAATGAGTACAGCAATGAATACATTCGGCGTTAAGGACGCAACTCATGCCACAAATATTTTAGCCGGTGCGGCGAATGCTTCCGCAACGAGCGTTCATGAAATGAAGTATTCCCTTTCCGCTGTCGGTATCGTAGCCAAAAAAGCCGGCATGGATTTTGATGAGGTAAATACAGCTCTTGCGCTTATGGCTTCCCGTGGGCTTAAAGGCTCAGATGCCGGTACAAGTTTAAAATCCATGTTACAGCAGATTGAACCTGCAACAAAACCGGCAGTAGCAGCATTTGAAAAGCTGGGTTTATTAAAAGATGGCAAAAATCAGTTTTATAATGAAAAAGGTCAACTTCGTTCTTTAGGTGAAATAGCAGATATTCTGCACGAAAGTACGCAGGGACTTACAGAGCAGGAATTAAATTCACTTTATAAAGACGCTTTTGGTTCTGACGGTATTCGTGCAGCGCAGGTTCTCGGTGAATTTACAAGTAAGTCCGTTAAGGATATGTATGATGAAATGACGAAAGTTACAGCTAAAGAACAATCTGAAACAATGCTGGATAATTTGAAAGGTGATATTGAACAGCTCGGCGGCGCGTGGGAGAATTTTCAAGATACACTTATGGAAGGCTCAGCAACAGGCGGGCTAAGAAGTCTTGTTAAGGAAATCACTGAACTTGTTTTAGATGCTAACAAATTATTTGAAAACGGTTTTACATTCTGGGGAACATTCGACCTTGTAACAAAACCATTCAGAGACGCATTTTCAAAGATGATACAGATGGACGGCATGGGTTCAGTTGCCGCCGGTGCAGGTTTGTTTATCGGACTTATTGCCGGAGCAAAGAAATTTTATAATATCGTTGCTAAATCCGTACAAAGTGTTAAAAATCTGATTGATATTGCCAAAGGTATTCCTAAAGATTTGCCGGGTTCAGTACCTAATAATCTGCCGACAAATCTCCCTGGACAGACTGTAAAAGATGTTATTCTAAATGCCCAAAATGTTTACGTAAACGGCAAAAATCAACCGGGTGAAACGCCGCCGACAATACCAAATGAGCCCAGTGCGCCGCCTACGGATAAACCGAAAACCCCGCCTGCAAAACCTACTATCTGGAGTAATACAAAAGATGCAATAAAAACAGGCTGGAATTATGGCGGTGGTATAAATAAAGCCAATATTGCCCTTACCGTTCCTTTTGCCGCGTATGATATATACAGTGCCGACGAGGGAGAAAAAGGCGCTGCCGTTGCACGAGCCGGCGGAGGTCTTGCAGGCGGCTGGGCAGGTGCAAAACTTGGCGGAGCAACAGGTGCTGCAATCGGTTCCGTTCTCCCTGGTATCGGTACGGGAGCCGGTGCAATTATCGGCGGTGCTATCGGTGGTATTGGCGGCAGTATTTTAGTCAGTCAATTTGCCGACAGTATTTCAAGACTTTTCGATTTTTCTGCGGATAACAATATTATAAAACGCATCAATGACAGTTCATGGGGACAAGCTCAAAACATGTCAGCTGCAACAAATATGAATATATCGCAAATGCAGTATGACGGAGTAAGTACTTCATTTAATAATATTGCAGAACAAAGCGGACAGGCTCAACTGCAATTCGCTCAGGCGCAAATGAGCAGCCAGCAACAAATGTATTCAGGTTTTCGAGATTTTGTTTCCGGTATTTGGGGTGAAATCACTGACAATGTTAACATTGCCGGACAAATGCAACTTGAAAGTAATCAAATACAGGTTGAAGGGCAAAAACAGGCGTTTTCAGGGCTTAAAGACTTTGCAACGGAAATCTGGAACGGTATTACCGATACAACTAATACGGCAGGGCAGATGCAGGTACAAAATGCACAAATACAGACACAGGCAAATATAGAAATGTGGAACAGCATTTGGCAGTCTGCCGCAAATGCATGGGAAAGTATTCAAAGCAAGTGGAGTGAAGCCGTAAGCTGGTTCACCGGCAATATATATAATCCGCTACAGAGTTTGGCGCAAAGTGCAGGTGCAGGAATTGCCACCGGCATAAATAGTGCAATTGCCACTATACAAAGTGCATGGGCAGGTGTAGTCAACTGGTTTGAAGCAAATGTTTTTGGACCGATTAGACAAAAATATATTGAACTTAAAAATTCTGCACCGTCTCCTGTTCAAAGCGTACTCAGTTTTGTTGATGGCGGTATTGGTCATAATGCTACAGGTACAATGAACTGGACAGGCGGTCTTACCGAGATAAATGAACGCGGCGGCGAAATTGTTGACCTTCCGACCGGCAGTCGCATATATCCGGCACAGACAACGGAACGTATTATTCAGCATGAATTTGCCGAAAATACATCTAATGTTAGCGGCGGCAATGTAACAATTACCGGCAATACTTTTATTGTTCGTAATGAGCAGGATATCGATGAAATCGCTTATAGACTGATGTCTCTTATGCGGCAAGTTAATGCAAACTTTGGAGGTGCATATTAA
- a CDS encoding minor capsid protein, with translation MDSESYWIKRAEEREQEWNKKSKGTIEKELANYYKQALLRIEDDIAVLYGRFAKDNKLTYAEASKMLTSNEFKQWQMSMEDYLNAITDSKDNKLLLELNTLVMRKRISRLDKLYGDTLKNLYKLGTETEKSITEFLTDAYKDNYYKNLFDVGKSINIKSSAIEVDDKKISKVLNSSWSGKNYSERIWKNTNNLAKLIKHEITDGFHRGVSIQKMSNLVQERMNVGRYEATRLVRTEMNYVQNQASLDSIKEAEMKYFIFLATLDKKTSTLCRSHDRKIYPIDEAQAGNNMPPLHPHCRSTIAGNLTDYDTGRGKRTAKNKDGKRIIIPAAMNYDDYYKVYIEKSMSFSQWEKAHKKLTVNANKPTLKELIKNTDIKSCTKDDIINIGRNVCEQFDIKNKIGDKKALKEVFSNFREMGGKLSSEQWAKGSNKITKQQLSEAFSYYPKDWVNYLTDSGKKLYTLITNRGFFNEGAVMANGKYYATKFPDYKTGYVSIHMNGMRKTTPYHEIGHYVEYFNKNALRISKEFLKDRTKDEKSVLLREILFNSRYKKDETTKPDDFISPYIGKDYPDASEVLSVGLELVFEPTKQLKKVELINGEYKPIYATIKDDIEFLYLIIGLILKA, from the coding sequence ATGGATAGTGAAAGCTATTGGATAAAACGAGCCGAAGAGCGTGAACAAGAATGGAATAAAAAGTCTAAAGGTACTATTGAAAAAGAGCTTGCTAATTATTATAAGCAGGCTCTTTTACGTATTGAAGATGATATTGCTGTTTTGTATGGTAGATTTGCTAAAGATAATAAATTAACATATGCTGAAGCTAGTAAAATGCTTACAAGTAATGAATTTAAGCAATGGCAAATGTCTATGGAAGATTATTTGAACGCTATTACAGATAGTAAAGATAATAAATTACTATTAGAGCTGAATACATTGGTTATGCGTAAGCGTATTTCAAGATTAGACAAATTATATGGCGATACATTAAAAAATCTTTATAAGCTTGGTACTGAAACTGAGAAAAGTATTACTGAATTTTTAACAGATGCCTATAAAGATAATTATTATAAAAACTTATTTGATGTTGGTAAAAGTATTAATATTAAATCATCAGCAATAGAAGTTGACGATAAAAAAATTAGTAAAGTATTAAATAGTTCATGGTCTGGCAAAAATTATAGTGAGCGTATTTGGAAAAATACCAATAACTTAGCTAAATTAATTAAACATGAAATTACAGATGGCTTTCATCGTGGTGTATCAATTCAAAAAATGTCTAATTTGGTGCAGGAGCGTATGAATGTAGGTAGGTATGAAGCTACTAGATTAGTACGTACAGAAATGAATTATGTACAAAATCAAGCCAGCTTAGATAGTATCAAAGAAGCAGAAATGAAATATTTTATATTTCTAGCTACTCTTGATAAAAAAACGTCTACATTGTGTCGTAGCCATGATAGGAAGATTTACCCTATAGATGAAGCACAAGCTGGAAACAATATGCCACCACTTCATCCTCACTGCCGTTCAACGATTGCAGGTAATTTAACCGATTATGATACAGGTCGCGGCAAACGAACGGCGAAAAATAAAGACGGCAAGCGAATTATCATCCCTGCCGCTATGAATTATGATGATTACTACAAAGTCTATATTGAAAAATCCATGTCATTCAGTCAGTGGGAAAAAGCACACAAAAAGCTGACAGTTAACGCTAATAAACCGACACTTAAAGAATTAATCAAAAATACGGATATAAAAAGTTGTACAAAAGATGATATTATCAATATCGGACGAAACGTATGCGAACAGTTTGATATTAAAAATAAAATCGGCGATAAAAAAGCCTTAAAAGAAGTATTCAGCAATTTCCGTGAAATGGGCGGCAAACTTTCATCGGAACAATGGGCAAAAGGAAGTAACAAAATTACTAAACAACAACTTAGTGAAGCATTTTCCTATTATCCAAAAGACTGGGTAAATTATTTAACTGATAGCGGAAAAAAACTGTATACTTTAATAACCAATAGAGGATTTTTTAATGAAGGAGCTGTTATGGCTAATGGTAAATATTATGCTACAAAGTTTCCAGACTACAAAACAGGTTATGTATCAATTCATATGAACGGAATGCGCAAAACAACACCTTACCATGAAATAGGTCATTATGTTGAATATTTCAATAAAAATGCTCTTAGAATATCTAAAGAGTTTTTAAAAGACCGTACTAAAGATGAAAAATCTGTACTGTTAAGAGAAATTCTTTTCAATTCAAGATATAAGAAGGATGAAACAACTAAGCCGGATGATTTTATAAGCCCTTATATCGGTAAGGACTATCCAGATGCTTCCGAAGTATTAAGCGTGGGGTTAGAATTAGTATTTGAACCAACGAAGCAACTGAAAAAAGTCGAACTTATCAATGGCGAATATAAGCCTATTTATGCTACAATAAAAGATGATATAGAATTTTTGTATTTAATTATAGGATTAATATTGAAAGCATAA
- a CDS encoding DUF2577 family protein, with protein sequence MEQIPSAEASVEEIVNIMHGVAQSHVPRSAFIGIVVEPPPNFIIKANNIELTKENAYISKRLLVGYERTARGHLVSATQNKSGGSGDSSYESHNHSIDNDYTENFIYTDTLKVGDWVSILPCEGAEGQLYIINEEVVKLE encoded by the coding sequence ATGGAACAAATCCCCAGTGCAGAAGCAAGTGTTGAGGAAATTGTAAATATTATGCACGGCGTTGCACAGTCTCACGTTCCGCGCAGTGCTTTTATCGGTATCGTAGTCGAGCCGCCGCCCAATTTTATTATTAAAGCAAATAATATTGAGCTTACAAAGGAAAATGCGTATATTTCAAAACGGCTTCTTGTAGGCTATGAACGAACGGCACGAGGACATTTAGTTTCCGCAACACAGAATAAATCAGGCGGTAGCGGCGACAGTTCATATGAAAGTCATAATCACAGTATAGATAATGACTATACTGAAAATTTTATCTACACCGATACGCTGAAAGTCGGCGACTGGGTCAGTATCCTGCCGTGCGAAGGCGCAGAAGGTCAGCTCTATATTATAAATGAAGAGGTGGTAAAACTTGAGTGA
- a CDS encoding major capsid protein yields MATTLSDIIVPELFNPYVIQRSMELSALYQSGIVSNNAEFDRLASEPAPIHHMPFFEDLTGDAEIVIEGNKLTPAKITSNQDVSTTIRLAKAWAATDLSAQLSGKDPMEAIATLVAKYWERQRQKVLLRILKGVFSSEKMKAEHVYDVSSKAGKLANISASAFIDALQLLGDAQDQLTGVIMHSKTKSYLKQQNLISTERDSNSVEFETYQDRRVIVDDGCPLDGDVYTTYLFGQGAIALGNGSPEGFVATETDREKLMGSGIDYLINRQCFIMHPRGIKWTNTARANVETPTFKELENPTNWERVYDKKQIRMVAFKHKVG; encoded by the coding sequence ATGGCAACAACATTATCTGATATTATCGTACCAGAACTATTTAATCCTTATGTAATTCAACGTTCTATGGAATTATCTGCACTTTACCAAAGCGGAATTGTTAGTAATAATGCAGAGTTTGACCGCTTGGCAAGTGAGCCGGCACCAATCCACCATATGCCATTTTTTGAAGATTTGACAGGAGATGCTGAAATTGTAATTGAAGGAAATAAGTTAACACCTGCTAAAATTACATCTAATCAAGATGTATCTACTACTATTCGTCTTGCTAAAGCTTGGGCTGCTACAGATTTATCCGCACAACTATCTGGAAAAGACCCTATGGAAGCTATTGCAACACTTGTTGCTAAATATTGGGAACGTCAACGACAAAAAGTATTACTTCGTATTCTTAAGGGCGTTTTTTCGTCTGAAAAAATGAAAGCAGAACATGTATATGATGTATCTAGTAAGGCTGGTAAACTTGCCAATATTTCTGCTTCTGCTTTTATTGACGCCCTTCAACTTTTAGGAGATGCACAAGACCAACTTACAGGTGTAATTATGCACTCTAAAACAAAATCTTATTTAAAACAGCAAAACCTCATTTCTACAGAAAGAGATAGTAATTCTGTAGAATTTGAAACATATCAAGACCGTAGAGTAATTGTAGATGATGGTTGCCCTCTTGATGGTGATGTATACACAACTTATCTTTTTGGACAGGGAGCTATTGCATTAGGTAATGGCAGTCCAGAAGGTTTTGTTGCTACCGAAACTGACCGAGAAAAATTAATGGGTTCTGGTATTGATTATCTTATCAATCGTCAGTGCTTTATTATGCACCCTAGAGGTATTAAATGGACTAATACAGCACGAGCTAATGTAGAAACTCCTACATTTAAAGAACTTGAAAATCCTACAAACTGGGAACGAGTTTATGATAAAAAACAAATTCGTATGGTAGCCTTTAAGCATAAAGTGGGATAG
- a CDS encoding phage tail assembly chaperone, which translates to MAISVKELIEQKEKIEGNKKILYDIETSIGTITVKQPDASFVADILKLDNVNELMILDNVVEPNLKDKDLQKAYNCIEPTDIIGKLFKAGEIGNIATAIMKCAGYESLEAKVHEEIKN; encoded by the coding sequence ATGGCTATTAGTGTAAAAGAACTTATTGAACAGAAAGAAAAAATTGAAGGCAATAAAAAAATTTTGTATGATATCGAAACATCTATAGGCACAATTACCGTAAAACAGCCGGACGCAAGTTTCGTCGCTGATATTTTAAAATTGGATAACGTAAATGAACTTATGATTTTAGATAATGTTGTTGAGCCCAATTTAAAAGATAAAGATTTACAAAAAGCGTATAACTGTATAGAGCCGACGGATATTATCGGTAAGTTGTTTAAAGCCGGTGAAATAGGTAATATTGCAACAGCTATTATGAAATGTGCTGGATATGAAAGTCTTGAAGCCAAGGTGCATGAAGAAATAAAAAACTGA
- a CDS encoding HK97 gp10 family phage protein produces MSVEIEGIDDFIAKLDNAVKKIPKKRNEFVKKSAENLIKYTKDLTPVDTGNLKNNWQRTRPYMGSIKVYNNTEYAAHMEYGHRVKNRKGEWVKDENGKIKFVKGVYMLHQGVEELRDNFEEDAKLIIGDIFK; encoded by the coding sequence ATGAGTGTTGAAATTGAGGGTATTGACGATTTTATCGCTAAACTTGATAATGCTGTAAAAAAGATACCGAAAAAACGCAATGAATTTGTAAAAAAATCTGCTGAAAATCTTATTAAATATACAAAAGATTTAACTCCTGTTGATACCGGTAATTTGAAAAATAATTGGCAGCGCACGCGCCCGTATATGGGCAGTATAAAAGTCTATAATAACACGGAATATGCTGCACATATGGAATACGGACACCGTGTAAAAAACCGCAAAGGCGAATGGGTAAAAGACGAAAACGGCAAAATAAAATTTGTTAAGGGCGTTTATATGCTTCATCAGGGAGTTGAAGAATTGAGGGATAATTTCGAGGAAGACGCTAAACTGATTATAGGTGATATATTTAAATGA
- a CDS encoding phage tail terminator family protein — translation MIRLLDIKKELTALLKSKFDYKVHFDNVEKSSEPYFYVEMMPRRKTVDEFLTDKSIQIDIMLVLLSDEYGRIKRSILYDTADTLDSLIRPVFHIKDRCITVLESQTRFVDEVLHYVFYLDFADCLTDKESSAIMYDLMQTLELNLK, via the coding sequence ATGATTAGACTACTTGATATAAAAAAGGAGCTAACAGCTCTTTTGAAATCCAAATTCGATTATAAGGTTCATTTCGATAATGTAGAAAAATCGAGTGAACCTTATTTTTATGTCGAAATGATGCCACGGCGCAAAACAGTTGATGAATTTTTAACGGATAAATCTATACAGATTGATATAATGTTGGTTTTGCTTTCAGATGAATACGGCAGGATAAAGAGGTCTATTTTATACGATACGGCTGATACCTTAGACAGCTTAATCAGACCTGTATTTCACATAAAGGATAGGTGCATTACCGTTCTTGAAAGTCAAACACGATTTGTTGATGAAGTTCTGCATTATGTTTTTTATCTTGATTTTGCGGATTGTTTAACCGATAAAGAAAGTTCTGCTATTATGTATGATTTAATGCAAACGCTAGAACTTAATTTAAAATAG
- a CDS encoding phage tail tube protein yields MGREAEAVKYRGRRRWNGSWGKVWWDNELLFEIQKFEAKVTADREDVFISISKDSKIVSLTGELSFTIKSVVNRNINKYLEAWKQGLDPRGTFIGLIDDPDAVDGQKERCSIDNVWFNDLLLMSFEKGKVVEKEFTAGFTPEDASFIETIGA; encoded by the coding sequence ATGGGAAGAGAAGCAGAAGCTGTAAAATACAGAGGACGCCGCCGCTGGAACGGCAGCTGGGGAAAAGTATGGTGGGACAATGAGCTTTTGTTTGAAATTCAGAAGTTTGAAGCAAAGGTAACCGCCGACCGTGAAGATGTATTTATTTCTATCAGTAAAGATAGTAAAATCGTATCTTTAACCGGTGAACTTTCCTTTACAATTAAATCCGTTGTGAACAGAAATATTAATAAGTATCTTGAAGCATGGAAACAGGGGCTTGACCCGCGCGGCACCTTTATCGGTTTGATTGATGACCCGGATGCTGTGGATGGACAGAAAGAACGCTGTTCTATTGATAATGTCTGGTTTAATGACTTGCTCTTGATGAGTTTTGAAAAAGGCAAAGTCGTGGAAAAAGAATTTACGGCAGGATTTACACCTGAAGATGCATCTTTCATTGAAACTATCGGTGCATAA
- a CDS encoding phage tail sheath C-terminal domain-containing protein, translating into MANEKEIFGMPKVLITFKTKSTTAIARSARGIVAMILKNETTDVMKSYKISDITDIPDKGLTDKNVDLIKKCLLGTPLRILVYTIPDDTVAEPTVNQSYVLKQISNIKWNYICAPTASGSEQEDLDSWIKTQRSNKYKTFKAVLANMAADDKGIINFCTGDIKVPNPDYVEDATETPAAIIGEAIVGDSTVANDDTVKPYTIYTATEYTARIAGILAGLSLDRSATYYQLPEVESVETYEDIDSLIDKGQLLLVDEGDGDGVKIARACNSLTTFTTDVGQDFRSIKIVECIDMITDDIRDTFKSDYVGKVINDYNHKMLFISAIMVYFSGLKGNVLDNSPTAQNTVDIDEEQQKNYAILKGEDVAEMTVQQIREYNTGTNVYLTGRITPVNAMEDLTIDFTM; encoded by the coding sequence ATGGCTAACGAAAAAGAAATATTCGGTATGCCGAAAGTACTTATAACTTTTAAAACAAAATCTACAACAGCAATTGCCCGTTCTGCCCGCGGCATTGTGGCCATGATTTTGAAAAACGAAACAACGGACGTTATGAAATCTTATAAAATTTCCGATATCACAGATATTCCGGATAAAGGACTTACGGATAAAAATGTCGATTTAATTAAAAAATGTCTGCTCGGTACGCCGCTACGTATTTTAGTATATACAATTCCGGATGATACTGTAGCAGAGCCGACAGTAAATCAGTCTTACGTACTTAAACAGATTAGCAATATTAAATGGAATTATATTTGCGCACCGACAGCTTCCGGCAGTGAACAGGAAGATTTGGACAGCTGGATTAAAACGCAGCGTAGTAATAAATATAAAACATTTAAAGCTGTACTTGCCAACATGGCAGCTGATGACAAGGGCATTATTAATTTTTGTACAGGAGATATCAAGGTACCTAATCCCGATTACGTGGAAGATGCCACTGAAACACCTGCGGCAATTATCGGCGAAGCTATTGTAGGAGATAGTACTGTAGCAAATGACGATACGGTTAAGCCATATACTATTTACACGGCGACGGAATACACGGCACGTATTGCCGGCATTTTGGCGGGACTTAGTCTGGATAGAAGTGCAACATATTATCAATTGCCTGAAGTTGAAAGCGTAGAAACGTATGAAGATATTGACAGCTTAATTGATAAAGGACAACTGTTACTCGTTGATGAAGGTGACGGCGACGGCGTTAAAATTGCCCGTGCCTGCAACAGTCTTACGACATTTACAACTGACGTGGGTCAGGATTTCCGTTCCATAAAAATTGTTGAATGCATCGACATGATAACGGATGATATTCGTGATACGTTCAAATCGGATTATGTCGGCAAAGTGATAAATGATTATAATCATAAAATGCTGTTTATTTCGGCTATAATGGTTTATTTTAGCGGCTTAAAAGGAAATGTACTGGATAATAGTCCTACGGCGCAAAATACTGTTGATATAGATGAGGAACAGCAGAAAAATTATGCAATATTGAAAGGTGAAGATGTCGCTGAAATGACAGTACAGCAAATTCGCGAATATAATACGGGAACCAATGTTTATTTAACAGGCCGTATTACGCCGGTTAACGCTATGGAAGATTTGACGATTGATTTTACTATGTAA